A stretch of Shinella zoogloeoides DNA encodes these proteins:
- a CDS encoding hydroxyacid dehydrogenase, whose product MPRVLVAGKIHADGLAVLRAAPEVTVDYVEEVSAASYEPFLPAADALLIRTQPLSAAFVEKASRLGIVSRHGVGYDSVDVAALNARGIPLAVVGDVNSRAVAEHAVMLMLAAARRTVLFDQKMRAGDWNYRNSLDADELDGRTLLIVGFGRIGRRLAQIATALGMAVLAYDRFQEAADIAAAGVTPVVDLVDGLRRADVVSLHVPKSGAEPLIGAAELAVMKRSAILINTARGGLIDEAGLLAALNEGRLAAAGLDVFDAEPPAAGDPMLACERVVLSPHNAGLTEACARRMAISAATNIVDYFRGTLDPALVVNRSEITAHRLSAAGA is encoded by the coding sequence ATGCCGAGAGTTCTCGTTGCAGGCAAGATCCACGCCGACGGCCTCGCCGTCCTTCGCGCCGCGCCGGAGGTGACGGTGGACTATGTCGAGGAGGTCTCGGCGGCGAGCTACGAGCCGTTCCTGCCGGCCGCCGATGCGCTGCTTATCCGCACCCAGCCGCTGTCGGCCGCCTTCGTCGAGAAGGCGTCCCGGCTCGGCATCGTCTCCCGTCACGGCGTCGGCTACGATTCCGTCGATGTCGCGGCGCTGAATGCCCGGGGCATCCCGCTCGCCGTCGTCGGCGACGTCAACTCGCGCGCCGTCGCGGAGCATGCGGTCATGCTGATGCTGGCCGCCGCGCGACGGACCGTACTTTTCGACCAGAAAATGCGCGCCGGTGACTGGAACTACCGCAACAGCCTCGACGCGGACGAGCTTGACGGGCGCACGCTCCTCATCGTCGGCTTCGGACGTATCGGCCGGCGGCTGGCGCAGATCGCGACGGCGCTCGGCATGGCGGTGCTCGCCTATGACAGGTTCCAGGAAGCCGCCGATATCGCGGCGGCGGGTGTCACCCCGGTCGTCGATCTTGTGGACGGCCTGCGCCGTGCCGACGTCGTTTCGCTGCATGTGCCGAAGTCAGGCGCCGAACCGCTGATCGGTGCTGCGGAGCTAGCCGTCATGAAGCGGTCGGCCATTCTCATCAACACCGCGCGCGGCGGGCTCATCGACGAGGCGGGCTTGCTTGCCGCCCTGAACGAGGGCCGCCTTGCCGCCGCCGGCCTCGACGTGTTCGACGCTGAGCCGCCGGCGGCGGGCGACCCGATGCTCGCGTGCGAACGCGTCGTGCTCTCGCCGCACAATGCGGGGCTGACGGAAGCCTGCGCGCGCCGCATGGCGATTTCGGCGGCGACGAATATCGTCGACTATTTCAGAGGGACGCTCGACCCGGCGCTGGTCGTCAACCGCTCAGAGATCACTGCACATCGCCTCTCGGCGGCCGGGGCCTGA
- a CDS encoding HpcH/HpaI aldolase family protein, whose translation MIRNGVRQRWAEGRPVLNGWLSIANSFSAEIMAAQGYDSVTIDMQHGIVGYDGAVPMLQAMRASGVTPLVRVPWLDPADIMKALDAGAYGVICPMINTRAEAERLVSYVRYPPAGVRSFGPSRALFSAGPGYAAEADDEIICLAMIETAQAYENLEDILATPGLDGVYIGPADLTLGLQGKRYAPGFDRREPEMVEAIKTILHAAHKAGKRAALHNGTPDYAAEAAGWGFDLVTVSNDVRLLAGAAEASVKRFRELVQEIAPVNTIDTGGY comes from the coding sequence ATGATCAGGAACGGCGTCAGGCAGCGCTGGGCGGAAGGCAGGCCGGTGCTCAACGGCTGGCTCTCCATCGCCAACTCCTTCAGCGCGGAGATCATGGCCGCGCAGGGCTACGACAGCGTCACCATCGACATGCAGCACGGTATCGTCGGCTATGACGGCGCGGTGCCGATGCTCCAGGCGATGCGGGCGAGCGGTGTAACGCCGCTGGTGCGTGTGCCCTGGCTCGACCCCGCCGACATCATGAAGGCGCTGGATGCCGGCGCCTACGGTGTCATCTGCCCGATGATCAACACGCGCGCCGAGGCTGAACGGCTGGTCTCCTACGTGCGCTATCCGCCCGCCGGCGTGCGCAGCTTCGGCCCGAGCCGGGCGCTGTTTTCCGCCGGCCCCGGCTATGCGGCGGAAGCCGACGACGAGATCATCTGCCTTGCCATGATCGAGACGGCTCAGGCCTATGAGAACCTTGAGGATATCCTCGCGACCCCCGGCCTCGACGGTGTCTATATCGGTCCCGCCGACCTGACGCTCGGGCTTCAGGGCAAGCGCTACGCGCCCGGCTTCGACCGCCGTGAGCCGGAGATGGTCGAGGCCATCAAGACCATTCTCCACGCCGCCCACAAGGCAGGTAAGCGCGCGGCGCTGCACAACGGCACGCCCGACTATGCCGCCGAGGCGGCCGGCTGGGGCTTCGACCTCGTGACCGTCTCCAATGACGTGCGCCTGCTCGCCGGCGCAGCGGAGGCGAGCGTGAAACGGTTCCGCGAACTGGTCCAGGAGATTGCTCCCGTCAACACCATCGACACGGGAGGATACTGA
- a CDS encoding NAD-dependent succinate-semialdehyde dehydrogenase produces MYGSYGLFIDGAWSGPAQAASTEIADPATGAVLGTVPAATAEETERAIAIADRAFRSWKATPAWTRADLLHKAADVMAARAAEAARQITLETGKPLAQSGREWGLAVDQFRWYAEEARRIYGRIVESRAPGGRLEVSHEPVGVVAAFTAWNFPAALIARKVAPALAAGCSVIVRPSVEVPGVAMIMFDCLREAGMPAGVANLLIGPTGSTYKPIMASPLVRKVSLTGSTRVGQQMIRDSAETVKRVSMELGGNAPMIVFDDADLDRALDLAVPTKYANAGQVCVTPDRFYVHETLHDRFAEGFAARARALKLGHGLDEATQMGPLINERRIAAVEEIIADARDRGGKILAGGRRPAEMNAGFFFEPTVITGLPDDAKAIAEENFGPIAAITPFSKADEVFERANASEMGLSAYVFTRDAGRAREAAARLEAGMVGVNSFALAAAEAPFGGIKASGMGREGGAEGILDYSNVKLAQMTV; encoded by the coding sequence ATGTACGGCTCATACGGTTTGTTCATTGACGGTGCCTGGTCCGGGCCGGCGCAGGCAGCCTCTACGGAGATTGCCGATCCCGCAACCGGTGCGGTGCTCGGCACGGTGCCTGCCGCGACGGCCGAAGAGACGGAACGCGCAATTGCCATCGCGGACCGCGCATTCCGGAGCTGGAAGGCGACGCCGGCCTGGACGCGTGCCGACCTCCTGCACAAGGCGGCCGACGTCATGGCTGCCCGCGCGGCCGAGGCCGCCCGCCAGATCACGCTGGAGACCGGCAAGCCGCTCGCCCAGTCCGGCCGCGAATGGGGTCTCGCCGTCGATCAATTCCGCTGGTACGCCGAGGAGGCTCGCCGCATCTACGGCCGCATCGTCGAGAGCCGTGCGCCGGGTGGCCGGCTTGAGGTTTCGCACGAGCCGGTCGGCGTCGTCGCGGCTTTCACCGCCTGGAACTTCCCGGCGGCATTGATCGCCCGCAAGGTCGCTCCGGCGCTTGCCGCCGGCTGCTCCGTCATCGTGCGTCCTTCCGTTGAGGTGCCGGGCGTGGCGATGATCATGTTCGATTGCCTGCGGGAAGCCGGCATGCCCGCAGGTGTCGCCAATCTCCTGATCGGTCCGACAGGCAGCACCTACAAGCCGATCATGGCGTCGCCGCTGGTGCGCAAGGTCTCGCTGACCGGCTCCACCCGTGTGGGCCAGCAGATGATCCGCGACAGCGCCGAGACGGTGAAGCGGGTCAGCATGGAGCTTGGCGGCAACGCGCCGATGATCGTCTTCGACGATGCCGATCTCGACAGGGCGCTCGATCTCGCCGTGCCGACCAAATACGCAAATGCCGGGCAGGTCTGTGTCACGCCGGATCGCTTCTACGTGCATGAAACGCTGCATGACCGTTTCGCCGAGGGCTTTGCCGCGCGTGCCCGCGCGCTGAAGCTCGGCCACGGTCTCGATGAAGCGACGCAGATGGGGCCGCTCATCAACGAGCGCCGCATCGCCGCCGTCGAGGAGATCATCGCGGATGCGCGTGACCGCGGCGGGAAGATTCTTGCCGGCGGGCGCCGGCCGGCGGAGATGAATGCGGGCTTCTTCTTCGAACCCACCGTCATCACCGGCCTGCCGGACGACGCTAAGGCCATCGCCGAAGAGAATTTCGGTCCCATTGCCGCCATCACGCCCTTCTCGAAGGCAGACGAGGTCTTCGAGCGCGCCAATGCCTCGGAAATGGGACTGTCGGCCTATGTCTTCACCCGCGATGCCGGCCGCGCCCGCGAGGCGGCGGCACGGCTGGAGGCCGGCATGGTCGGTGTTAACAGCTTCGCCCTGGCCGCGGCCGAGGCACCCTTCGGCGGCATCAAGGCGAGCGGCATGGGCCGCGAAGGGGGTGCCGAGGGCATCCTCGACTATTCCAACGTCAAGCTCGCGCAGATGACGGTCTGA
- a CDS encoding Gfo/Idh/MocA family oxidoreductase codes for MRSIGVGVIGAGVMGAEHARLIACEVSGAHLAAVADADLARAEAAAQGGRTMADPEALIADPAVEAVLVASPDATHQRLVLAAIAAGKPVLCEKPLAVSTDECLEIVAAEARAGRRLVQTGFNRRFDPAYREMKAIMDDEALGGVRILHCQHRNVAAPAWFTGAMAVTNSLVHEIDICRWLLSTEYSAVTVIPSPAGDPVLFVFETEAGSLVSVEVFMNAAYGYHVHAEAVCVKGTIAMAHPAPIRIRRDGAQEGRFPENWIPRFRDAYRIQNQAWVDGIRAGTPPADGSTAWDGLVATCLADQVVAAMATRQRIPLTLPPRPC; via the coding sequence ATGAGGAGTATCGGTGTCGGCGTTATCGGGGCGGGTGTTATGGGCGCGGAACATGCGCGCCTTATCGCCTGCGAGGTCTCGGGCGCGCATCTTGCCGCCGTCGCGGATGCCGATCTGGCGCGGGCGGAGGCGGCGGCGCAGGGCGGCCGAACGATGGCCGATCCCGAGGCCCTCATCGCCGATCCCGCAGTCGAGGCCGTGCTCGTGGCTTCGCCGGATGCCACGCATCAGCGGCTGGTGCTGGCGGCGATTGCCGCCGGCAAGCCGGTGCTCTGCGAAAAGCCGCTTGCCGTCAGCACGGACGAATGCCTGGAGATCGTCGCGGCCGAGGCGCGTGCCGGCCGCCGGCTGGTGCAGACCGGTTTCAATCGCCGCTTCGACCCCGCCTATCGCGAAATGAAGGCGATCATGGATGACGAAGCGCTCGGCGGGGTGCGCATCCTCCATTGCCAGCACCGCAACGTGGCCGCGCCCGCCTGGTTCACCGGCGCGATGGCCGTCACGAATTCGCTGGTGCACGAAATCGATATCTGCCGATGGCTGCTGTCGACGGAATATAGCGCCGTCACCGTCATTCCGTCCCCCGCGGGCGATCCGGTGCTCTTCGTCTTCGAAACGGAGGCCGGCAGCCTGGTTTCCGTGGAGGTCTTCATGAACGCTGCCTACGGATACCATGTTCACGCCGAAGCCGTCTGCGTGAAGGGCACGATCGCCATGGCGCATCCCGCGCCGATCCGCATACGCCGTGACGGGGCGCAGGAGGGGCGTTTTCCGGAAAACTGGATTCCGCGCTTCCGCGATGCTTACCGTATTCAGAATCAGGCCTGGGTCGACGGCATCCGCGCCGGCACCCCTCCGGCGGACGGCTCGACCGCCTGGGACGGGCTTGTCGCCACCTGCCTTGCCGACCAGGTGGTGGCGGCAATGGCGACCCGCCAGCGCATACCCCTGACGCTGCCGCCGCGGCCTTGTTGA
- a CDS encoding Gfo/Idh/MocA family protein, protein MKKTLRLGLIGSGFMGKTHVFGFAAAMRVFDLPYEVELTAIADVTMAQAEAARAALGFRRATDDWRSLVADPGIDLIDITAPNALHKEMALAAISAGKHVYCEKPLAPLSADAREMAEAAEKAGLKTQVGFNYLCNPMLALAKEMIAGGELGEIRGYRGLHAEDYMADASAPFTFRHDPAGGGALADIGSHALATAEYLLGPITRVMGDCVTMISQRPDGRGGARAVEIDDVGRAFLRFANGASGSVEGNWIATGRKMQHDFEVYGTKGALAFSQERFNELHFYSTADAKGRQGFRRIEAGPDHVPYGRFCVAPGHQLGFNDLKAIEVAGYLEAIAGLRPEPFNFRAGLRIQTLVETIQNSARAERWLAVA, encoded by the coding sequence ATGAAGAAGACGCTCCGCCTTGGCCTCATCGGGTCGGGTTTCATGGGTAAGACGCATGTGTTCGGTTTTGCCGCCGCCATGCGGGTGTTCGATCTGCCCTATGAGGTGGAACTGACCGCCATTGCCGACGTAACGATGGCGCAGGCCGAGGCTGCCCGCGCCGCGCTCGGCTTCCGGCGCGCCACGGATGACTGGCGCAGTCTTGTCGCCGACCCCGGCATCGACCTGATCGACATCACCGCGCCGAACGCGCTGCACAAGGAGATGGCGCTTGCCGCCATCTCCGCGGGCAAGCACGTCTATTGTGAAAAGCCGCTCGCCCCGCTGTCCGCCGATGCGCGTGAGATGGCGGAGGCGGCGGAGAAAGCGGGCCTCAAGACACAGGTCGGCTTCAATTATCTCTGCAATCCCATGCTTGCCCTTGCGAAGGAGATGATCGCCGGCGGCGAGCTTGGCGAGATCCGCGGCTATCGCGGCCTCCATGCCGAGGACTACATGGCCGACGCCAGTGCACCCTTCACTTTCCGGCACGATCCGGCAGGTGGCGGCGCGCTGGCCGATATCGGCAGCCATGCGCTGGCGACCGCAGAGTATCTCCTTGGCCCCATCACCAGGGTCATGGGCGATTGCGTGACGATGATCTCGCAGCGGCCCGATGGCAGGGGCGGCGCGCGCGCGGTCGAGATCGACGATGTCGGTCGTGCGTTCCTGCGCTTTGCGAACGGTGCGAGTGGCTCCGTCGAGGGTAACTGGATCGCCACCGGCCGCAAGATGCAGCACGATTTCGAGGTCTACGGCACGAAGGGGGCGCTTGCCTTCTCGCAGGAGCGCTTCAACGAACTGCATTTCTATTCGACGGCGGATGCGAAGGGCAGGCAGGGGTTCCGCCGCATCGAGGCGGGACCGGACCATGTGCCCTACGGCCGCTTCTGCGTGGCGCCCGGCCATCAGCTCGGCTTCAACGACCTGAAGGCCATCGAGGTCGCCGGCTATCTGGAGGCGATAGCGGGTCTTCGGCCCGAGCCGTTCAATTTCCGTGCCGGCCTGCGCATCCAGACATTGGTGGAGACGATTCAGAATTCCGCCCGCGCCGAACGCTGGCTGGCGGTGGCCTGA
- the iolE gene encoding myo-inosose-2 dehydratase — protein MKARLGIAPIAWWNDDLPEISSDISLEGCLAEAAEAGFTGMETGRRFPMDAAVLRPILDRYGIQVCGGWFSGLLLDGDIEAEKDRIAGQMALFKAVGAPCIVYGETAGTIQGDRTAPLSTKRRLSEGEIRSYGHKLTAFAEWCADQGMPISYHHHMAAPIETEDELDLLMKHSGESLPLLFDAGHMAFAGGDVLRVIDRHHRRISHVHTKDVRLPVIAALDRTRDSFLDAVIKGAFTVPGDGDLDFEAIVKRLASHGYEGWFVVEAEQDPTHNPPLDMAKIGHRELLRVMAAAGYEVIR, from the coding sequence ATGAAGGCCAGACTTGGCATTGCCCCCATTGCATGGTGGAACGACGACCTGCCGGAAATCAGCAGCGACATCTCGCTGGAAGGCTGCCTTGCCGAAGCTGCGGAAGCCGGCTTCACCGGCATGGAGACAGGCCGGCGCTTTCCGATGGACGCGGCGGTGCTGCGTCCCATCCTCGACAGATACGGCATCCAGGTCTGCGGCGGCTGGTTCTCCGGTCTCCTGCTCGATGGCGACATCGAGGCGGAGAAGGACCGGATCGCCGGGCAGATGGCGCTGTTCAAGGCTGTCGGCGCACCCTGCATCGTCTATGGCGAGACAGCCGGCACCATCCAGGGCGACCGCACCGCGCCCCTCTCCACCAAGCGCCGTCTCTCCGAGGGCGAGATCCGATCCTATGGCCACAAGTTGACCGCCTTCGCCGAATGGTGCGCCGACCAGGGCATGCCGATCTCCTACCATCACCACATGGCCGCACCCATCGAGACCGAGGACGAACTCGATCTCCTGATGAAGCATTCCGGCGAGAGCCTGCCGCTGCTCTTCGACGCCGGCCACATGGCCTTCGCGGGCGGCGACGTGCTGCGCGTCATCGACAGGCACCACAGGCGCATCAGCCATGTCCACACCAAGGATGTCCGCCTGCCCGTCATCGCGGCGCTCGACCGCACGCGGGACAGCTTCCTCGACGCGGTGATCAAGGGCGCCTTCACTGTTCCCGGCGACGGCGACCTCGACTTCGAGGCCATCGTCAAGCGTCTTGCCTCCCATGGCTACGAAGGCTGGTTCGTCGTCGAGGCGGAACAGGACCCCACCCACAACCCGCCACTCGATATGGCGAAGATCGGCCATCGGGAACTTCTGCGCGTCATGGCGGCCGCCGGCTACGAGGTGATCCGCTGA
- a CDS encoding ATP-binding cassette domain-containing protein — MTAIVEMRNIQKHFGHVIALAGVSFDIRPGECHCLLGDNGAGKSTFIKIMSGVYRPSDGEVLVEGTPTLFQSPRDAMAAGIATVYQDLAMIPLMSVSRNFWMGREPERGIWPFKTFDTARADEITVAEMRKMGINLRGPDQAVGTLSGGERQTVAIARAVYFGAKVLILDEPTSALGVRQTANVLSTIDRVRKQGIGVVFITHNVRHALAVGDRFTVLNRGQTLGTAERGTVDAAALQDMMAGGQELALLESSLGGTI, encoded by the coding sequence ATGACCGCCATCGTGGAGATGAGGAACATCCAGAAGCACTTCGGCCATGTCATCGCGCTGGCCGGCGTCTCCTTCGACATCCGGCCGGGCGAATGCCACTGCCTGCTCGGCGACAACGGGGCGGGCAAGTCGACCTTCATCAAGATCATGTCCGGCGTCTACAGGCCGAGCGATGGCGAAGTGCTGGTGGAGGGTACGCCGACACTCTTCCAAAGCCCGCGCGACGCGATGGCCGCGGGTATCGCCACGGTCTACCAGGACCTTGCCATGATCCCGCTGATGAGCGTCAGCCGCAATTTCTGGATGGGGCGCGAGCCGGAGCGGGGCATCTGGCCGTTCAAAACCTTCGATACGGCAAGGGCCGACGAGATCACCGTGGCGGAGATGCGCAAGATGGGCATCAACCTACGCGGGCCGGACCAGGCCGTCGGCACGCTTTCGGGCGGCGAGCGGCAGACCGTCGCCATCGCGCGGGCGGTCTATTTCGGCGCGAAGGTGCTGATCCTCGACGAGCCGACTTCGGCGCTCGGCGTTCGCCAGACGGCGAACGTGCTGAGCACGATCGATCGCGTGCGCAAGCAGGGCATCGGCGTCGTCTTCATCACGCATAACGTTCGCCATGCACTCGCCGTCGGCGATCGCTTTACGGTGCTCAACCGAGGCCAGACGCTGGGGACGGCGGAGCGCGGCACGGTGGACGCCGCCGCGTTGCAGGACATGATGGCGGGCGGGCAGGAGCTTGCTCTGCTGGAAAGCTCGCTCGGCGGCACGATCTGA
- a CDS encoding ABC transporter permease — protein MTDVINGASKDERIKPVSPLKRALIRPELGGICGTILVFLLFAIVAGDSGMFAAEGVMNWTVVSAQFMVIAVGACLLMIAGEFDLSTGSMIGFSGLMMAILAVHLGVPLWLSIIVTFLFCVFIGAVNGWLVIRTGLPSFIVTLAFLYILRGLTIWGSVYFTGQTIIGGVGEKAAGDWLAPFFGGKILTGFFAWMGEMGWIATFTRGNRAGQPVIDGVPMLVVWAIVLVVFGHWLLTRTKFGNWIFASGGDPLAARYVGVPVNRVKILMFMFSAFCACVFATCQVMEFGSAAADRGLLKEFEAIICVVIGGALLTGGYGSVIGAALGAIIFGVVQQGLFFANAESSLFRVFLGVILLTAVIMNTYIRRIITGER, from the coding sequence ATGACGGACGTCATCAATGGCGCGTCGAAGGACGAGCGCATCAAACCCGTCTCGCCGCTCAAGCGCGCGCTGATCCGGCCCGAACTCGGCGGTATCTGCGGCACCATCCTGGTCTTCCTGCTGTTTGCCATCGTCGCCGGCGACAGCGGCATGTTCGCCGCCGAGGGCGTGATGAACTGGACCGTGGTCTCGGCGCAGTTCATGGTCATTGCGGTCGGCGCCTGCCTTCTGATGATCGCGGGCGAGTTCGACCTTTCCACAGGCTCGATGATCGGATTCTCCGGGCTGATGATGGCTATCCTTGCCGTCCATCTCGGCGTGCCGCTTTGGCTTTCCATCATCGTGACCTTCCTCTTCTGCGTCTTCATCGGCGCGGTGAACGGCTGGCTCGTCATCCGTACCGGCCTGCCGTCCTTCATCGTCACGCTCGCCTTCCTCTATATCCTGCGCGGTCTCACGATCTGGGGCTCGGTCTATTTCACGGGCCAGACGATCATCGGCGGCGTGGGCGAGAAGGCGGCCGGCGACTGGCTGGCGCCGTTCTTCGGCGGCAAGATCCTGACCGGCTTCTTCGCCTGGATGGGGGAGATGGGATGGATCGCCACGTTCACCCGCGGCAACCGCGCGGGCCAGCCCGTCATCGATGGCGTTCCCATGCTCGTCGTCTGGGCCATCGTGCTCGTCGTCTTCGGCCATTGGCTTCTGACGCGCACCAAGTTCGGCAACTGGATATTTGCCTCGGGCGGCGACCCGCTCGCCGCGCGCTATGTCGGCGTGCCGGTCAACCGGGTGAAAATCCTGATGTTCATGTTCTCGGCCTTCTGCGCCTGTGTCTTCGCCACCTGCCAGGTGATGGAGTTCGGTTCGGCGGCGGCCGACCGCGGCCTTCTCAAGGAGTTCGAGGCGATTATCTGCGTGGTCATCGGCGGCGCGCTGCTGACGGGCGGCTACGGTTCCGTCATCGGCGCCGCGCTTGGCGCCATCATCTTCGGCGTGGTGCAGCAGGGTCTGTTCTTCGCCAATGCCGAAAGCTCGCTGTTCCGCGTCTTCCTTGGCGTCATCCTGCTCACGGCGGTGATCATGAACACCTATATCCGCCGCATCATCACGGGAGAACGCTGA